The genomic interval CCTAGATAAGGTTGTAATATGTTGAactttctgccattttttttttttttacagtgaaagACCTCTCACCAGCACACGGTTCCTCTAATGTTGAATTAACGCCCAATCTATGACTCAAGTTTTTCCCTAAACTCCTGTGGATTCAGATTTTTCTCCACTGTGGATTCTTTGATGTCGAATAAGACTTGACCTCTGAataaaggctttcccacactcATTACATTGATAGGGTTTCTCCCCTGTGTGAATTCTCAGATGCTGAATGAGGCCAGTGTTCCCATTGAAAGCtttcccacattctttacatttatagGGTCTTTCTCCAGTGTGGATTCTCTGATGTTCAATAAGGCCTGACTTTTGACTGAAGGCCCTCCCACACTCATTGCATTTGTAGGGTTTCTCCCCAGTGTGGCTTCTCTGATGGCCAATAAGATGTGAGCTCCTCCTGAAAGTTTTCCCACACTCATCACACTCATAGGGCTTCTCCCCAGTGTGGATTCTCTGATGTCCAATGAGGTGTGAGCTATGACTGAAAGCTTTCCCACACTCATTACATTCATAGGGTCTCTCCCCACTGTGGATTCTCTGGTGCAGAATAAGGCCTGCACTCTGACTGAAAGCTTTCCCACACTGATTGCACTGATATGGCttctccccagtatggattcTCTGGTGCAGGATCAGGCCTGTGTTTTGACTGAAGGCTTTACCACACTCCTTACAGTGGTAGCGTTTTACTTTGTTGTGGATATCCTGGTGGGAAAGAAGGGCTGACCTGTAACTGAAGGCTTTACCACATACATTACACTGATAGGGTTTCTCCCCAGTGTGGATTCTCCAGTGACGAACAAGGCCTGAACTCTGAGCAAAGCTCTTCCCACATTCATCACATTTATGTCGTCTCTCTTGGGTGGGATTTCCCCGCTGCCTCTCTAATGAGCCCAGAAGGTCTCGGGCTTCTCCAGGCTCAAGACCCCCGATAACATCCCCGTTGCATTTGGCAGCTGTCTCTCCATGTGGCTGGATTCCAGTAGATATTACCTGTTTTGAAGTTAATTCCCTGTTCTCATTCCTGGTCTCACCACCtggaataaaaatgtaataaacatCAAGTGAATGTCACTTCCTAGTCTTTATGctaggaaaaagaaatcaagtagaggaaagaaaaatacacatggaGGTTAAGAATAAATGGAAACTTCCATCTGTCTCCAAAATGCCTTCATTAATATGgggagaaaggagcagggacAAACTGAAGTACCACATACGCCAACTACGGAATAACTGCCATCAAGAAACAGGGTTGCTGGAAGGAGAACT from Bos indicus isolate NIAB-ARS_2022 breed Sahiwal x Tharparkar chromosome 23, NIAB-ARS_B.indTharparkar_mat_pri_1.0, whole genome shotgun sequence carries:
- the ZKSCAN8 gene encoding zinc finger protein with KRAB and SCAN domains 8 encodes the protein MAAESRKSLAPSPPDQVPEEDLVIVKVEEDHGWDQESSLHENNPPGQELFRLRFRKLCYQETLGPREALIQLRALCHQWLRPDLNTKEQILELLVLEQFLTILPEELQTLVKEHQLENGEEVVTLLEDLERQIDILGRPVPARPHGHRVLWEELMHSESAPEPPDTQLQPVAMQHKSAVLQGPHDRAISVSQSPTPSQKGSPRDQEMTATLLTAGFQTLEKIEDMAVSLIREEWLLDSSQKDPSRDNRPENYRNMFSLGGETRNENRELTSKQVISTGIQPHGETAAKCNGDVIGGLEPGEARDLLGSLERQRGNPTQERRHKCDECGKSFAQSSGLVRHWRIHTGEKPYQCNVCGKAFSYRSALLSHQDIHNKVKRYHCKECGKAFSQNTGLILHQRIHTGEKPYQCNQCGKAFSQSAGLILHQRIHSGERPYECNECGKAFSHSSHLIGHQRIHTGEKPYECDECGKTFRRSSHLIGHQRSHTGEKPYKCNECGRAFSQKSGLIEHQRIHTGERPYKCKECGKAFNGNTGLIQHLRIHTGEKPYQCNECGKAFIQRSSLIRHQRIHSGEKSESTGV